The following proteins are encoded in a genomic region of Anas acuta chromosome 28, bAnaAcu1.1, whole genome shotgun sequence:
- the TXNIP gene encoding thioredoxin-interacting protein: MVMFKKVKTFLLAFSEPEKVYCSGEKVAGRVLVEVAEVTRVSAVKVLACGVAKVNWAKGPQQCRQEMEYLRFEDVLTLEEQPTDEDGSVILRPGNKYEYKFGFELPQGPLGTSFKGKYGCVDYWVKAFLERPSFPTQETKKRFEVMDPVDVNTPELLSPVAAKKEKKVSCMFIPDGRVSVSAQIDRKGFCEGDEICINADFENTCSRIVVPKAAIIAKHTYLANGQTKVFTQKLSCVRGNHIISGMSESWRGKTIRVKKLKPSILGCNILRVEYFLQIYVSVPGSKKIILELPLVIGSRSGIGSRSSSMASQTSSEMSWVDLNLPDAPEAPPCYLDIVPEDHRLESPTTPLLDDPDSFDSPIFMYAPEFKFMPPPTYTEVDPCVANNNVQ, from the exons ATGGTGATGTTCAAGAAAGTCAAGACCTTCCTCTTGGCCTTCAGCGAGCCCGAGAAGGTTTATTGCAGCGGGGAGAAGGTGGCCGGCCGTGTGCTGGTGGAGGTGGCCGAGGTGACTCGCGTCAGCGCCGTCAAGGTGCTGGCCTGCGGGGTGGCCAAAGTCAACTGGGCCAAGGGCCCCCAGCAGTGCCGGCAGGAGATGGAATATCTGCGCTTTGAGGACGTCCTGACCCTGGAGGAACAGCCCACAG ATGAGGATGGTTCTGTAATCCTGAGACCTGGGAACAAATACGAGTACAAATTCGGATTCGAGCTTCCCCAGGG GCCTCTTGGTACAAGCTTCAAGGGGAAGTACGGCTGCGTGGATTACTGGGTGAAGGCCTTCCTCGAGCGCCCGTCCTTTCCCACGCAGGAGACAAAGAAACGCTTCGAGGTCATGGACCCCGTTGATGTGAACACCCCGGAGCTGCTG TCCCCAGTGGCTgccaagaaggagaagaaggtgTCCTGCATGTTCATTCCTGATGGCCGCGTGTCAGTCAGCGCCCAGATCGACAGGAAGGGCTTCTGTGAAG GTGATGAGATTTGCATCAACGCCGACTTCGAGAACACCTGCTCCCGTATCGTGGTGCCCAAAGCAGCCATCATCGCCAAGCACACCTACCTGGCCAACGGGCAAACCAAGGTGTTCACTCAGAAGCTCTCCTGCGTCCGGGGCAACCACATCATCTCGGGCATGTCGGAGTCTTGGCGGGGCAAAACCATCCGAGTCAAGAAGCTGAAGCCTTCCATCCTGGGCTGCAACATCCTGCGCGTGGAGTATTTCCTGCAG ATCTACGTCAGCGTCCCGGGCTCCAAGAAGATCATTTTGGAGCTGCCCCTCGTCATCGGCAGCCGCTCGGGCATCGGGAGCCGCAGCTCCAGCATGGCCAGCCAGACCAGCTCCGAGATGAGCTGGGTGGACCTCAACCTGCCGGATGCTCCagaag CACCCCCTTGCTACCTGGACATCGTGCCTGAAGACCACCGCCTGGAGAGCCCGACCACCCCTCTCCTCGACGACCCCGACAGCTTCGACAGCCCCATCTTCATGTACGCCCCCGAGTTCAAGTTCATGCCGCCGCCCACCTACACCGAG GTGGATCCCTGCGTCGCCAACAACAACGTGCAGTGA